One segment of Macrotis lagotis isolate mMagLag1 chromosome 1, bilby.v1.9.chrom.fasta, whole genome shotgun sequence DNA contains the following:
- the ESRP2 gene encoding epithelial splicing regulatory protein 2 — MTPPPPPAPPDALVLLFGATAGALGARLGSDERELVLLVWQVVDLRSRKVGRLHKSLVRADEPELSQQCREASGLSAEGLGRAEPLDKVLQQFSQLVLGDVELLGGGSYTLCTDGPLLVRQVLHPEASRKNLVLPDAFFSFYDLRREFHTCRPEAGPARDLTVSTMAQNLGLDTDAAEDDFGVWEVKTMVTIVCHLLSEQNHSFTEPEIVKCKYDSGPCSKAEVVDNETVVRARGLPWQSSDQDIARFFKGLNIAKGGVALCLNAQGRRNGEALVRFMDAEQRDLALERHKHHMGARYIEVYKASGEEFLKIAGGTSHEVAQFLSQEDQVIIRMRGLPFTATPADVLAFLGPECPVTGGTEGLLFVRYPDGRPTGDAFALFACEELAQGALRKHKGILGKRYIELFRSTAAEVQQVLNRYMSSPLIPTLPAPLIPVLPAPFPLAGGGVRDCVRLRGLPYTASIDDILGFLGEVAGDIRPHGVHMVLNQQGRPSGDAFIQMKSADRALVAAQRCHKKMMKERYVEVFPCSGEEMSLVLMGGTLSRSGMSPPPCKLPCLSPPTYAAFQTATAVIPTEAAAALYPPSALLPAARAPTAPTPVTYYPPPATQLYMNYTAYYPSPPVSPTTVGYLTAPSAAVAPAPASVLQQPGALVRMQGLPYTAGVKDILSFFQGYQLPADSVLVLHSFSGRPRGDALVTFPSLDAARRAVAEEHGRTLGGQRVQLSLI; from the exons ATgacgccgccgccgccccccgcgccccccgacGCGCTGGTGCTCTTGTTCGGGGCGACCGCCGGCGCCCTGGGGGCCCGGCTGGGCTCGGACGAGCGGGAGCTGGTGCTCCTGGTGTGGCAGGTGGTGGACCTCCGCAGCCGCAAG GTGGGCCGCCTGCACAAGTCCCTGGTGCGCGCCGACGAGCCGGAGCTGAGCCAGCAGTGCCGCGAGGCCAGCGGGCTGAGCGCCGAGGGCCTGGGCCGCGCCGAGCCGCTGGACAAGGTGCTGCAGCAG TTCTCACAGTTGGTATTGGGGGACGTGGAGCTCCTGGGAGGGGGCTCCTACACGCTCTGCACAGATGGGCCGCTCCTGGTTCGACAGGTGCTCCACCCAGAGGCTTCCAGAAAG AACCTGGTGCTTCCCGATGCCTTCTTCTCCTTCTACGATCTGCGTAGGGAGTTCCACACGTGTCGTCCAGAGGCTGGCCCAGCCCGAGACCTCACCGTGTCCACCATGGCCCAGA ACTTGGGGCTAGACACAGATGCTGCTGAGGATGACTTTGGCGTGTGGGAGGTGAAGACCATGGTGACCATCGTTTGCCATCTCCTCTCCGAACAAA ATCACAGCTTCACGGAGCCAGAAATTGTCAAGTGCAAGTACGACTCCGGACCTTG CAGCAAGGCTGAGGTCGTGGACAACGAGACCGTGGTCCGGGCCAGAGGCCTTCCGTGGCAGTCGTCCGACCAGGACATCGCCCGATTCTTCAAGGGGCTCAACATCGCCAA GGGGGGTGTGGCGCTCTGCCTGAACGCCCAGGGCCGAAGGAACGGGGAGGCGCTGGTGCGATTCATGGATGCGGAGCAGCGAGACCTGGCCTTGGAACGGCACAAGCACCACATGGGTGCCAGATACATTGAG GTGTACAAAGCCTCAGGGGAGGAGTTCCTCAAGATCGCGGGGG GCACGTCGCACGAGGTTGCTCAGTTCTTGTCTCAGGAGGACCAGGTGATCATCCGCATGCGGGGGCTGCCCTTCACGGCCACTCCTGCGGACGTCCTCGCCTTCCTGGGCCCTGAATGTCCAGTGACTGGGGGCACGGAGGGCCTGCTCTTCGTCCGCTACCCAGACGGGCGGCCCACGGGCGACGCCTTCGCCCTCTTCGCCTGCGAGGAGCTGGCTCAGGGCGCGCTCCGCAAGCACAAGGGCATCCTCGGCAAGCGCTACATCGAGCTGTTCCGAAGCACGGCGGCTGAGGTCCAGCAG GTTCTGAACCGCTACATGTCAAGCCCACTGATCCCCACGCTTCCAGCCCCCCTGATCCCTGTGCTGCCCGCCCCGTTCCCCTTGGCGGGGGGAGGTGTGCGCGACTGTGTGCGACTGCGGGGCCTACCCTACACCGCCAGCATCGATGACATCCTGGGCTTCCTGGGAGAGGTGGCCGGAGACATCCGGCCCCACGGGGTGCACATGGTGCTGAATCAGCAG GGCCGGCCATCCGGAGATGCCTTCATCCAGATGAAATCTGCAGATCGGGCGCTTGTGGCTGCCCAGCGTTGCCACAAAAAGATGATGAAAGAACGTTACGTGGAAGTCTTTCCCTGCTCCGGGGAGGAGATGAGCCTTGTGCTGATGGGGGGCACTCTGAGCCGAAGCGGCATGTCCCCCCCACCCTGCAAGTTGCCCT GTCTCTCGCCCCCCACGTACGCTGCCTTCCAGACAGCCACAGCTGTGATCCCCACCGAGGCTGCGGCTGCCCTGTACCCCCCGTCAGCCCTCCTCCCTGCGGCCCGGGCTCCCACCGCCCCTACCCCTGTCACCTACTACCCCCCGCCAGCCACTCAGCTCTACATGAACTACACAGCCTATTACCCCAG CCCCCCAGTCTCCCCCACTACAGTGGGCTACCTCACCGCTCCCTCTGCAGCCGTGGCCCCGGCCCCTGCCTCAGTGCTACAGCAACCAGGGGCTTTGGTGAGGATGCAAGGGCTCCCGTACACAGCCGGCGTGAAGGacattctcagtttcttccaggGCTACCAG CTGCCGGCCGACTCCGTCCTGGTCCTCCACAGCTTCAGCGGACGGCCTCGGGGCGATGCCCTTGTCACTTTCCCCAGCCTGGATGCCGCACGGCGGGCCGTGGCCGAGGAGCACGGCCGGACTCTGGGCGGTCAGCGCGTCCAGCTCTCCCTGATCTGA